In Paractinoplanes brasiliensis, the following proteins share a genomic window:
- the rpsO gene encoding 30S ribosomal protein S15 — MALDQETKTKIIDEYKAKDGDTGSPEVQVAMLTKRIADLTEHLKTHKHDHHSRRGLLLLVGRRRRLLNYVQKKDIQRYRSLIERLGLRR; from the coding sequence ATGGCGCTCGATCAAGAGACCAAGACCAAGATCATCGACGAGTACAAGGCGAAGGACGGCGACACCGGGTCGCCCGAGGTCCAGGTCGCGATGCTCACCAAGCGGATCGCCGACCTCACCGAGCACCTCAAGACCCACAAGCACGACCACCACAGCCGTCGTGGTCTGCTGCTGCTGGTCGGCCGCCGCCGGCGCCTGCTCAACTACGTGCAGAAGAAGGACATCCAGCGTTACCGGTCGCTCATCGAGCGGCTCGGCCTGCGCCGATGA
- the rbfA gene encoding 30S ribosome-binding factor RbfA, with protein MSDPAKTRRHAERVRELVASLVREIKDPRLGMVTITDARITGDLRDATVYYTVLGDATEQAATQAALESAKGMLRTRVGHALGLRHSPSLTFVLDNVQDHAKELEDLLAEARQRDQEVQRLAAGKKYAGDPDPYKSEEDDEDDTERVGAREDQS; from the coding sequence ATGTCGGACCCGGCCAAGACGCGTCGGCATGCTGAACGCGTACGGGAACTGGTGGCATCGCTGGTACGTGAGATCAAGGATCCCCGGCTCGGCATGGTGACCATCACGGACGCGCGGATCACGGGCGACCTGCGCGACGCCACGGTCTATTACACGGTGCTCGGCGACGCCACCGAGCAGGCGGCCACCCAGGCGGCTCTGGAAAGCGCGAAGGGCATGCTGCGCACCCGCGTGGGTCACGCCCTGGGCCTGCGGCATTCGCCGAGCCTGACGTTCGTGCTCGACAACGTGCAGGACCACGCCAAGGAACTGGAAGACCTGCTGGCCGAGGCGCGGCAGCGCGACCAGGAGGTGCAGCGGCTCGCCGCCGGCAAGAAGTACGCCGGCGACCCCGACCCGTACAAGAGCGAGGAAGACGACGAGGACGACACCGAGCGGGTGGGCGCCCGCGAGGACCAGAGTTGA
- a CDS encoding DHH family phosphoesterase, whose amino-acid sequence MRPGVEPGRAVPGSVIPETAWDAAVAAIRAQPLDAEVQLICHVNPDGDALGSMLGFALGLRRLGFTGLRATFPGEFDVPEPYRSLPGAELLVAEPQAYAEPGLILIFDVASESRLGALAGLLDTPAPAIVLDHHASNTGLGDVSLVDPDAVATSVVADALLLRLGVELDAEIAECLYVALATDTGSFKFVRSPSVHELAARLIATGISPGDIARRIFDTRPFGAMKLTGEVLGRAVLDPAAAGGRGLVWTYATTADLERHHQRPYVLESLIDPVRGVAEADVAVVVKELTAGEWSVSLRSKGGVDVSAVAVALGGGGHRLAAGFTAYGTPEAVIGQIVPLLEDNLS is encoded by the coding sequence GTGCGGCCCGGTGTCGAGCCGGGCCGCGCTGTTCCTGGCTCCGTGATCCCCGAGACCGCCTGGGACGCGGCCGTGGCGGCGATCCGGGCCCAGCCGCTCGACGCCGAGGTGCAGCTGATCTGCCACGTGAATCCCGACGGCGACGCGCTCGGCAGCATGCTCGGCTTCGCGCTGGGCCTGCGCCGGCTGGGCTTCACCGGGTTGCGGGCCACCTTCCCGGGAGAGTTCGACGTGCCGGAGCCGTATCGCTCGCTGCCCGGAGCCGAGCTCCTGGTGGCGGAACCTCAGGCGTACGCGGAACCGGGGTTGATCTTGATTTTTGACGTGGCCTCCGAGTCGCGTCTGGGTGCCCTGGCCGGGCTGCTCGACACCCCCGCTCCCGCGATCGTGCTCGACCATCACGCCTCCAACACCGGCCTCGGCGACGTCAGCCTGGTCGATCCCGATGCGGTCGCGACCTCGGTGGTGGCCGACGCGCTGCTGCTCCGGCTGGGGGTCGAGCTCGACGCCGAGATCGCCGAGTGCCTGTACGTGGCGCTGGCCACCGACACCGGCTCGTTCAAGTTCGTGCGCAGCCCGTCCGTGCACGAACTGGCGGCCCGGTTGATCGCCACCGGCATCAGCCCCGGCGACATCGCCCGCCGCATCTTCGACACCCGCCCGTTCGGGGCCATGAAGCTGACCGGCGAGGTGCTGGGCCGCGCGGTCCTCGACCCGGCGGCGGCCGGCGGTCGTGGCCTGGTGTGGACCTATGCGACGACGGCCGACCTCGAACGCCACCACCAGCGGCCCTACGTGCTGGAGTCGCTGATCGACCCGGTGCGCGGGGTGGCCGAGGCCGACGTGGCCGTGGTGGTCAAGGAGCTGACGGCCGGCGAGTGGTCGGTGTCGCTGCGCTCCAAGGGTGGCGTGGACGTCAGCGCGGTCGCGGTGGCACTGGGCGGGGGCGGTCATCGTCTGGCGGCCGGTTTCACCGCGTACGGCACTCCCGAGGCCGTCATCGGTCAGATCGTCCCGCTTCTGGAGGACAACCTCTCCTGA
- the truB gene encoding tRNA pseudouridine(55) synthase TruB: protein MNADGLIVVDKPAGMTSHDVVARIRRLAKTRRVGHGGTLDPMATGVLIIGVNRATRLLTYVIGASKNYTATIRLGQSTITDDAEGEVTATSPADGVTDAAIRDGLARQRGEIDQVPSAVSAIKINGQRAYKRVREGEEVEIPARRVTISRLDVLDIRHNPGLVDVDIDVTCSSGTYIRAIARDLGTLLGVGGHLTALRRTAVGGLTLGEARTLDQLEAVAPDVISLPMAEAARQAFAQREATADEARVLSHGGPLTPVGIEGPYAVFAPSGELLAIVSERDGRARAEIVLAPA, encoded by the coding sequence GTGAATGCGGACGGACTCATCGTGGTGGACAAGCCGGCGGGGATGACCTCGCACGACGTCGTGGCGCGGATCCGGCGGCTGGCCAAGACCCGGCGCGTGGGCCACGGCGGCACGCTCGACCCCATGGCCACCGGCGTGCTGATCATCGGCGTGAACCGGGCGACGCGCCTGCTCACGTACGTGATCGGTGCTTCCAAGAACTACACCGCGACGATCCGCCTGGGCCAGTCCACGATCACCGACGACGCCGAGGGCGAGGTCACGGCAACCTCCCCGGCCGACGGCGTCACCGACGCGGCGATCCGGGACGGGCTGGCCCGGCAGCGTGGCGAGATCGACCAGGTGCCCAGCGCCGTCAGCGCCATCAAAATCAACGGGCAGCGGGCGTACAAGCGTGTCCGGGAAGGCGAGGAGGTCGAGATCCCCGCACGCCGGGTGACGATCTCGCGTCTGGACGTCCTGGACATCCGCCATAACCCGGGCCTCGTCGACGTCGACATCGACGTGACGTGCTCGTCCGGCACCTACATTCGAGCGATCGCCCGTGACCTCGGCACGCTGCTCGGCGTGGGTGGTCATCTGACGGCCCTGCGCCGTACGGCCGTGGGTGGCCTCACGCTGGGGGAGGCGCGCACCCTCGACCAGCTCGAAGCGGTGGCCCCCGACGTGATCTCGCTGCCCATGGCCGAGGCGGCCCGGCAGGCTTTCGCGCAGCGCGAGGCCACGGCCGACGAGGCTCGCGTGCTCAGCCACGGCGGACCGCTCACGCCGGTCGGCATCGAGGGGCCGTACGCGGTCTTCGCCCCGTCCGGCGAACTTCTGGCCATCGTCTCCGAGCGCGACGGCCGAGCCCGAGCCGAGATCGTGCTGGCCCCGGCCTGA
- a CDS encoding DUF503 domain-containing protein: MYTETAVFDLLLPGDSRSLKQKRSYVRPILAMLKKYEVSAAEVGFHDLHARAQLGVAVVAAEAAQARAVIDTCENQVAGRPEIELLSVKRRLYGDDD, translated from the coding sequence ATGTATACCGAGACCGCAGTGTTCGACCTGCTCCTGCCCGGCGACTCACGGTCGCTCAAGCAGAAGCGTTCCTACGTCCGCCCGATCCTCGCGATGCTGAAGAAATACGAGGTCAGTGCGGCTGAGGTGGGCTTTCACGACCTGCACGCGCGGGCCCAGCTCGGCGTGGCGGTGGTGGCCGCCGAGGCCGCTCAGGCGCGGGCCGTCATCGACACCTGCGAAAACCAGGTGGCCGGCCGGCCCGAGATCGAGTTGCTGTCGGTGAAACGCCGGCTGTACGGCGACGACGACTGA
- a CDS encoding MATE family efflux transporter: MSPPARPLTPARGGAETPASARKIASLALPALVVLAAEPLYVLVDTAVVGHLGPVPLAAVAVSGSVMSVAAWLGTLMSYGTTGRAARRFGAGDRAAAVAEGVQASWLALCVGVLLALLAQPLAGPLAHALAGDAETADAAAGWLRVAVLGAPGLLLAAAGNGWMRGVQDTRRPLIFVLGANVLSAILCPVLVYPVGWGLTGSAVANVVAQTISGGFFLHALIRETKQLRPDPQIILLQLRLGRDLLIRGGAFQACFLSATAVASRFGVASVGAHQIGLQLWFFSALALDAVAIAAQSLVGAALGGGSADEAQAVARKVTIAGGLSGVAFALLVTAGAGSIPAWFTPDAGIHAQAAIIWPWFIGLMPFAGVVYALDGVLIGAGDVRFLRNITLAATLLGFLPAIWIAYFFDLGLGGVWAGLALLILIRFVAAVWRWRSGRWAVTGVTR, translated from the coding sequence ATGAGCCCGCCTGCCCGGCCCCTCACCCCCGCTCGGGGTGGGGCTGAAACCCCAGCGTCCGCACGCAAGATCGCTTCGCTGGCCCTGCCCGCCCTGGTCGTGCTCGCGGCCGAGCCGCTCTACGTGCTCGTCGACACCGCCGTCGTGGGTCATCTCGGCCCGGTGCCGCTCGCCGCCGTCGCGGTCAGCGGTTCCGTCATGTCGGTCGCCGCCTGGCTCGGCACGCTCATGTCCTACGGCACCACCGGCCGTGCCGCCCGCCGCTTCGGCGCAGGCGACCGGGCCGCCGCGGTCGCCGAGGGGGTGCAGGCGTCCTGGCTGGCGCTCTGCGTCGGCGTGTTGCTGGCCCTGCTCGCGCAGCCCCTCGCCGGACCGTTGGCGCACGCCCTCGCCGGTGACGCCGAGACGGCCGACGCCGCCGCCGGTTGGTTGCGCGTCGCCGTGCTGGGCGCTCCCGGGCTGCTGCTCGCCGCCGCCGGCAACGGCTGGATGCGCGGGGTGCAGGACACCCGCCGCCCCCTGATCTTCGTGCTGGGCGCGAACGTTCTCTCGGCGATCCTCTGCCCGGTGCTGGTCTACCCGGTCGGCTGGGGGCTGACCGGCTCCGCCGTCGCCAACGTCGTGGCCCAGACCATCTCCGGCGGCTTCTTCCTGCACGCGCTGATCCGCGAGACCAAGCAGCTGCGCCCCGACCCGCAGATCATCCTGCTTCAGCTGCGCCTCGGCCGGGACCTGCTGATCCGCGGCGGCGCGTTCCAGGCCTGCTTCCTGTCGGCGACCGCGGTGGCGAGCCGTTTCGGCGTCGCGTCGGTCGGCGCCCACCAGATCGGGCTGCAGCTGTGGTTCTTCAGCGCGCTGGCCCTCGACGCGGTCGCGATCGCCGCTCAGTCGCTGGTCGGGGCCGCGCTCGGCGGCGGCAGCGCGGACGAGGCCCAGGCCGTGGCCCGCAAGGTGACGATCGCGGGCGGGCTCTCCGGCGTCGCGTTCGCCCTGCTGGTCACCGCGGGCGCCGGCTCGATCCCGGCCTGGTTCACTCCCGACGCCGGGATCCACGCTCAGGCGGCGATCATCTGGCCCTGGTTCATCGGGCTGATGCCGTTCGCCGGGGTCGTCTACGCGCTCGACGGCGTCCTGATCGGCGCGGGCGACGTCCGTTTCCTGCGCAACATCACCCTGGCGGCGACCCTGCTCGGCTTCCTCCCGGCCATCTGGATCGCGTACTTCTTCGACCTCGGCCTGGGCGGGGTGTGGGCGGGACTGGCGCTGCTCATTCTGATCCGTTTCGTCGCGGCGGTGTGGCGCTGGCGGTCGGGGCGCTGGGCCGTCACGGGGGTCACGCGCTGA
- a CDS encoding bifunctional riboflavin kinase/FAD synthetase, producing MQRWRGFEAVPGGWGRSVVTIGVFDGVHRGHQAIIGHAVKRARDLGLQSVVVTFDPHPAEVVRPGSHPAVLTEPVRKAELIEQLGADALCVVPFTPAFSQLSPEAFAHDVLVEALHAAVVVVGDNFRFGHRAAGDVAMLERLGVQFGFTVEDAPLVTEDGLVFSSTYIRSCVDAGDVRAAAAALGRPHGVGGVVVRGDQRGRELGFPTANLMVHRYAAVPADGVYAGWLIRGGEHAARLPASVSIGTNPTFSGRERRVEAYVLDFSGDLYGERVSLDFVAHLREQRTYEAIEPLVAQINADVEETRALLR from the coding sequence ATGCAGCGGTGGCGGGGATTCGAGGCTGTGCCCGGCGGGTGGGGGCGCTCGGTCGTCACGATCGGGGTCTTCGACGGGGTGCACCGGGGCCACCAGGCGATCATCGGCCACGCCGTGAAGCGGGCCCGTGATCTGGGGCTGCAGTCCGTGGTGGTCACGTTCGACCCGCATCCGGCCGAGGTGGTGCGGCCCGGGTCGCATCCGGCCGTGCTGACCGAGCCCGTGCGCAAGGCCGAGCTGATCGAGCAGCTGGGGGCCGACGCGCTCTGCGTGGTGCCCTTCACCCCGGCGTTCTCGCAGCTCAGCCCCGAGGCGTTCGCCCACGATGTGCTGGTCGAGGCGCTGCACGCGGCGGTTGTCGTGGTAGGGGACAACTTCCGCTTCGGGCATCGGGCCGCCGGTGACGTGGCGATGCTCGAGCGGCTCGGCGTGCAGTTCGGCTTCACCGTCGAGGACGCGCCGCTGGTCACCGAGGACGGGCTGGTCTTCTCCTCGACGTACATCCGCAGCTGTGTCGACGCCGGTGACGTGCGTGCGGCCGCCGCGGCGCTGGGGCGGCCCCACGGGGTGGGCGGCGTGGTCGTACGGGGTGATCAGCGCGGACGCGAGCTCGGCTTCCCGACGGCCAACCTGATGGTGCACCGCTATGCCGCCGTGCCCGCCGACGGCGTCTACGCGGGCTGGCTGATCCGCGGGGGCGAGCATGCCGCCCGGCTGCCCGCGAGCGTGTCGATCGGCACCAATCCCACTTTTTCGGGCCGTGAGCGCCGGGTCGAGGCGTACGTGCTCGATTTCTCCGGCGACCTGTACGGCGAGCGGGTGAGCCTCGACTTCGTGGCCCACCTGCGCGAACAGCGGACGTACGAGGCCATCGAGCCGTTGGTGGCTCAGATCAACGCCGATGTGGAAGAGACCCGCGCGCTCCTTCGATGA
- a CDS encoding TRM11 family SAM-dependent methyltransferase, producing MSRYALLLAPSANRVYADQAARLATAELAGFAPALSSGLDDVDVITLGGVEYLAFTGDLTVRDVAYLSNLSAAYALFERTDDDHLRPVMMTPLARYDSDLITIPKYAGKTNEQFTKLVLNLTILASASAGKMLDGSLTVLDPLCGRGTTLNQALMYGYDGIGVEMDGKDVEAYKLFLQTWLKRKRLKHTADLVPVRRQGRRAARRLEVTMAASKDDHKAGAVQKLVVLQADTTQLDGLLRGGVADVLVADLPYGVAHGSYDDEGGLSRRPLDLLERAVPQWLPLLRPGAAIGLSWNTKVAKRELAEDILRANGLELVPQLPLVHRVDQGIERDVLIARRN from the coding sequence ATGTCCCGGTACGCCCTGCTGCTCGCGCCCTCCGCCAACCGCGTCTACGCCGATCAGGCCGCCCGCCTGGCGACCGCCGAACTGGCCGGTTTCGCCCCGGCGCTCTCGTCCGGCCTCGACGACGTCGACGTCATCACGCTCGGCGGCGTCGAATACCTGGCCTTCACCGGCGACCTGACGGTTCGTGACGTCGCCTACCTGTCGAACCTGTCCGCCGCGTACGCTCTTTTCGAGCGCACCGACGACGATCACCTGCGGCCCGTGATGATGACGCCGCTGGCCCGTTACGACAGCGACCTGATCACGATCCCGAAGTACGCGGGCAAGACCAACGAGCAGTTCACCAAGCTGGTGCTCAACCTCACGATCCTGGCCTCGGCGTCGGCCGGCAAGATGCTCGACGGGAGCCTCACCGTGCTTGACCCGCTGTGCGGCCGGGGCACGACGCTCAACCAGGCGCTGATGTACGGCTACGACGGCATCGGCGTCGAGATGGACGGCAAGGACGTCGAGGCGTACAAGCTGTTCCTGCAGACCTGGCTCAAGCGCAAGCGCCTCAAACACACCGCCGATCTGGTTCCCGTACGCCGTCAGGGCCGCCGCGCCGCACGCCGGCTCGAGGTGACGATGGCCGCCAGCAAGGACGACCACAAGGCCGGGGCCGTCCAGAAACTGGTGGTGCTGCAGGCCGACACCACCCAGCTCGACGGCCTGCTGCGCGGTGGGGTCGCCGACGTGCTGGTGGCCGATTTGCCGTACGGGGTGGCGCACGGCTCCTACGACGACGAGGGCGGCCTCTCCCGGCGTCCGCTCGACCTGCTGGAACGGGCGGTGCCGCAGTGGCTGCCGCTGCTGCGTCCCGGCGCCGCGATCGGGCTCTCGTGGAACACGAAGGTGGCCAAGCGCGAGCTGGCCGAGGACATCCTGCGGGCCAACGGCTTGGAACTGGTGCCTCAGCTGCCCCTCGTGCACCGGGTCGACCAGGGCATCGAGAGGGATGTGCTGATCGCCCGCCGTAATTGA
- the infB gene encoding translation initiation factor IF-2, protein MPGKARVHELAKELGVDSKTVLAKLKEMGEFVKSASSTVEAPVARRLRGALEAGSAPAAPAASAPSSAPAPAAARPAPPSARPQPPRKPAAPAAGAPSAPTSPAPLPGSFARPKPPAGRPGPTPGPVAKPASAHDIEVAAAEARASALKAEQEAAVKAAQAARTRDAERRSQQPPADGGSRPRPGPGSVPPRPGSPAARPAAPGAPGGPRPGPAGGAPRPPQRGPGNNPFGVSGGGGSRPTPNAMPRPNQPGMPPRPSPASMPPRPSPASMPAQRPAGPGRGGPGGGAGRPGGPGGGRGGPGGGGGGFRGGPGGGGGGGFRPGGGGGGGGGGFRPGGGGGGGGYRGGPGGGGGGAPAGAGAPGRPGGGGRGRGGGAAGAFGRPGGRPTRGRKSKKQRRQEFDNLSAPQMSSGAPRGQGQEIRLSRGASLSDFADKINANPGSLVQEMFNLGEMVTATQSCSDDTLQLLGEHLGFDVQIVSPEDEDRELLAQFNINLDAEVAEDRLVSRSPVVTVMGHVDHGKTKLLDAIRKTNVVAGEAGGITQHIGAYQVHYPHNGEDRAVTFLDTPGHEAFTAMRARGAQVTDIVILVVAADDGVMPQTVEALNHAKAAEVPIVVAVNKVDKPDANPEKVRQQLADYGLLAEEYGGDTMFVNVAAKPGIGIDELLEAVLLTADASLELTAPIDGPAQGAVVESHLDKGRGAVATVLVQKGTLRAGDSIVAGGAHGRVRAMLDENGNTVAEALPARPVLVLGLTSVPGAGDTFLAGEDDRTVRQIAEQRQARRRAASFANSSTKATLETLMEQLKEGEKTSLTLVIKGDSSGSVEALEDALFKIEIPDEIQLKVIHRGVGAITESDVNLASASSEATATIIGFNVRASNKVKEMADRANVEIRYYSVIYQAIEEIEAALKGLLKPEYEEVEQGTAEIREVFRSSKIGLIAGCLVRTGLIRRNAKARILRDGTVVADNVTISSLRRFKDDATEVREGFECGLTLSGFGSPQVGDVIETFEMREKPRS, encoded by the coding sequence GTGCCAGGAAAGGCCCGCGTACACGAGCTCGCGAAGGAGCTCGGGGTCGACAGCAAGACCGTTCTCGCCAAGCTCAAAGAGATGGGCGAGTTCGTCAAGTCCGCATCAAGCACGGTCGAGGCCCCGGTGGCCCGGCGGCTGCGTGGTGCCCTCGAGGCAGGTTCCGCTCCGGCGGCCCCCGCCGCGTCGGCGCCCAGCAGCGCACCCGCGCCCGCCGCCGCCCGTCCGGCCCCGCCCAGCGCCCGGCCCCAGCCGCCGCGCAAGCCGGCCGCTCCGGCCGCGGGTGCGCCCAGCGCGCCCACGTCCCCGGCGCCGTTGCCCGGTTCCTTCGCGCGTCCCAAGCCGCCGGCCGGCCGGCCGGGCCCCACGCCCGGTCCGGTCGCCAAGCCGGCGAGCGCCCACGACATCGAGGTCGCAGCGGCCGAGGCTCGTGCCTCGGCGCTCAAGGCCGAGCAGGAGGCCGCGGTCAAGGCCGCACAGGCCGCCCGCACCCGCGACGCCGAGCGTCGCTCCCAGCAGCCCCCGGCTGACGGTGGCTCGCGTCCCCGTCCGGGCCCCGGCTCGGTTCCTCCGCGTCCGGGCTCCCCGGCCGCTCGTCCGGCGGCTCCCGGTGCTCCGGGCGGCCCGCGTCCCGGCCCCGCCGGCGGTGCTCCGCGCCCGCCGCAGCGTGGTCCCGGTAACAACCCGTTCGGTGTGTCCGGCGGCGGTGGGTCCCGGCCCACCCCGAACGCGATGCCCCGGCCCAACCAGCCCGGCATGCCGCCGCGGCCGAGCCCGGCGTCGATGCCGCCGCGGCCCAGCCCCGCGTCCATGCCCGCGCAGCGCCCGGCCGGTCCCGGCCGTGGCGGCCCCGGCGGTGGCGCCGGTCGTCCCGGTGGTCCCGGCGGCGGTCGTGGCGGTCCCGGCGGCGGTGGCGGTGGCTTCCGTGGCGGCCCCGGTGGCGGCGGCGGTGGCGGTTTCCGTCCCGGTGGCGGCGGCGGTGGCGGCGGTGGCGGCTTCCGTCCCGGCGGTGGCGGCGGTGGCGGTGGCTACCGTGGCGGTCCCGGCGGCGGTGGCGGCGGCGCTCCGGCCGGCGCCGGTGCTCCCGGTCGTCCCGGTGGTGGCGGTCGTGGCCGTGGCGGCGGCGCCGCGGGTGCCTTCGGGCGTCCGGGTGGCCGGCCGACCCGCGGTCGCAAGTCGAAGAAGCAGCGGCGTCAAGAGTTCGACAACCTGTCGGCTCCGCAGATGAGCTCGGGCGCTCCGCGTGGTCAGGGCCAGGAGATCCGGCTCTCCCGCGGCGCGTCGCTCTCCGACTTCGCTGACAAGATCAACGCGAACCCCGGTTCGCTGGTCCAGGAGATGTTCAACCTGGGCGAGATGGTCACCGCGACGCAGTCCTGCTCGGACGACACGCTCCAGCTGCTCGGTGAGCACCTGGGCTTCGACGTGCAGATCGTCAGCCCCGAGGACGAGGACCGTGAGCTGCTCGCGCAGTTCAACATCAACCTTGACGCCGAGGTGGCGGAGGACAGGCTCGTCAGCCGTTCGCCGGTCGTGACCGTCATGGGTCACGTCGACCACGGTAAGACGAAGCTGCTCGACGCGATCCGCAAGACCAACGTGGTCGCCGGCGAGGCGGGTGGCATCACCCAGCACATCGGCGCCTACCAGGTGCACTACCCGCACAACGGCGAGGACAGGGCGGTCACCTTCCTGGACACCCCGGGTCACGAGGCGTTCACCGCCATGCGTGCCCGCGGCGCCCAGGTGACCGACATCGTGATCCTCGTGGTCGCGGCCGACGACGGCGTCATGCCGCAGACGGTCGAGGCGTTGAACCACGCCAAGGCGGCCGAGGTGCCGATCGTGGTCGCGGTCAACAAGGTCGACAAGCCCGACGCCAACCCCGAGAAGGTGCGTCAGCAGCTGGCCGACTACGGCCTGCTGGCCGAGGAGTACGGCGGCGACACGATGTTCGTGAACGTGGCGGCCAAGCCCGGGATCGGCATCGACGAGCTGCTCGAGGCCGTCCTGCTCACCGCCGACGCGTCGCTGGAGCTCACCGCTCCGATCGACGGGCCGGCCCAGGGCGCCGTCGTCGAGTCCCACCTCGACAAGGGCCGCGGTGCGGTCGCGACGGTGCTGGTGCAGAAGGGCACGCTGCGGGCCGGCGACTCGATCGTGGCGGGCGGCGCGCACGGCCGCGTCCGCGCCATGCTCGACGAGAACGGCAACACGGTGGCCGAGGCGCTTCCGGCTCGTCCGGTGCTGGTGCTCGGTCTCACCTCGGTGCCCGGCGCGGGAGACACCTTCCTGGCCGGCGAGGACGACCGCACCGTGCGGCAGATCGCCGAGCAGCGGCAAGCCCGCCGGCGCGCGGCGAGCTTCGCCAACTCGAGCACCAAGGCCACCCTCGAGACGCTCATGGAGCAGCTCAAGGAGGGCGAGAAGACCTCGCTCACCCTGGTCATCAAGGGCGACTCGTCCGGTTCGGTCGAGGCCCTCGAGGACGCGCTGTTCAAGATCGAGATTCCGGACGAGATCCAGCTCAAGGTCATCCACCGCGGCGTCGGTGCGATCACCGAGAGCGACGTGAACCTGGCGTCGGCTTCCTCGGAGGCCACCGCCACGATCATCGGCTTCAACGTCCGGGCCTCGAACAAGGTCAAGGAGATGGCCGACCGGGCGAACGTGGAGATCCGCTACTACAGCGTGATCTACCAGGCCATCGAGGAGATCGAGGCCGCGCTCAAGGGTCTGCTCAAGCCGGAGTACGAAGAGGTCGAGCAGGGCACGGCGGAAATCCGCGAGGTCTTCCGCTCGTCCAAGATCGGTCTCATCGCCGGCTGTCTGGTCCGGACGGGTCTCATCCGCCGCAACGCCAAGGCTCGCATCCTGCGGGACGGCACCGTGGTGGCCGACAACGTCACGATCAGCTCGCTGCGCCGCTTCAAGGACGACGCCACCGAGGTCCGTGAGGGCTTCGAGTGTGGTCTGACGCTGAGCGGCTTCGGCTCCCCGCAGGTCGGCGACGTGATCGAGACCTTCGAGATGCGCGAGAAGCCCCGCTCGTAA